A window of the Mesotoga prima MesG1.Ag.4.2 genome harbors these coding sequences:
- a CDS encoding ABC transporter ATP-binding protein, translated as MSLLTLENVTMKFGGLTAVKDVTLRVEEGEIFGLIGPNGAGKTTIFNMITGHYKPTDGRILFRENEITALQPDKITRTGIARTFQNIRLFRDLTVLENVMVSQHHTIASNGKAVSWFFKSVTRLGYSEKEREMRNKALELLSVLGLEMLANEKSSALSYGSQRLLEIARAMATGATLLLLDEPAAGMNASETAGLVDTIRRIRDDFGLTVLLIEHDMKLVMGLCERIMVLDHGRTISEGDPAFVQKDVRVIEAYLGREWVTVGK; from the coding sequence ATGAGTCTGCTCACACTTGAGAATGTAACAATGAAGTTCGGCGGACTCACCGCAGTGAAGGATGTAACGCTTCGCGTAGAAGAAGGCGAGATCTTTGGTTTGATCGGCCCGAACGGTGCCGGAAAGACAACGATCTTCAATATGATAACGGGACACTACAAACCTACAGATGGTCGTATATTGTTCAGGGAAAATGAGATTACGGCACTCCAACCGGACAAGATAACAAGAACTGGGATTGCAAGGACTTTTCAGAACATCCGTCTGTTCAGAGATCTTACCGTTTTAGAGAACGTAATGGTTTCTCAACACCATACGATTGCAAGCAACGGAAAGGCCGTAAGCTGGTTTTTCAAAAGCGTTACCAGACTGGGTTATTCCGAGAAAGAACGGGAGATGAGAAACAAGGCTCTTGAACTGCTGAGTGTTCTCGGTCTCGAAATGCTGGCGAATGAAAAGTCCAGCGCGTTATCTTATGGTTCGCAAAGGCTACTGGAGATTGCAAGGGCAATGGCGACGGGGGCGACTCTTCTCCTTCTCGACGAACCGGCTGCCGGGATGAATGCCTCTGAAACGGCAGGTCTTGTAGATACTATCAGGAGAATTCGCGATGATTTCGGCCTTACAGTTCTACTCATAGAGCATGATATGAAACTGGTAATGGGGCTTTGTGAAAGGATAATGGTTCTGGATCACGGAAGGACCATCAGTGAAGGGGACCCCGCCTTTGTTCAGAAGGACGTGAGGGTTATCGAAGCCTATCTGGGTAGGGAGTGGGTTACGGTTGGCAAATGA
- a CDS encoding branched-chain amino acid ABC transporter permease: MKKRTKMILTLIALPSIALLLFLSQELLNSYYSRIITLIGIYGIMAVSLTLVNGISGVFSLGHAGFIAVGAYTSALLTLSPEQKEMTFLIEKLVWPLNSIQIPFFWATIIAGLVAAVFAFLIGWPSLRLTGDYFAIATLGFSEIIRIFALNLNSITNGALGLKALPDHTNVWWAWGWLLVTVATVLSLAYSSFGRALRAIREDRVAAQAMGINVFKHQLTAFVLGGFFAGISGSLYGHWLSTIDPRTNTFGILLTFNVLIMIVLGGLGSITGAIIGGALFAFLSEWLRFLEGPMNILGFKIMGISGMRMLVFSGLFVIIMIFWPRGLMGRSEFSWDGLVSVFKRRYKR, from the coding sequence GATAGCATTACCCTCCATAGCGCTTCTTCTTTTTCTTTCGCAGGAATTACTGAACAGCTATTATTCGAGAATAATAACGCTTATTGGTATATATGGAATCATGGCGGTAAGCCTTACATTGGTTAATGGAATATCGGGAGTCTTCTCGCTGGGACATGCAGGGTTTATTGCGGTTGGAGCATACACTTCCGCGCTCCTGACTCTGTCGCCGGAGCAAAAGGAAATGACCTTTCTCATTGAGAAACTGGTGTGGCCGCTGAACTCTATTCAGATTCCCTTCTTCTGGGCAACGATAATTGCCGGTCTCGTCGCGGCCGTATTTGCTTTCCTGATTGGCTGGCCGTCGTTGAGGCTTACAGGTGACTACTTTGCAATTGCGACGCTCGGTTTTTCCGAAATAATCAGGATCTTTGCGCTTAATCTCAATTCAATAACAAACGGGGCGCTGGGCCTAAAGGCGCTTCCCGATCACACGAATGTCTGGTGGGCATGGGGCTGGTTGCTTGTTACCGTAGCCACTGTCCTGAGTCTTGCTTACAGTTCCTTCGGAAGGGCCTTGAGGGCTATACGAGAAGACAGAGTCGCGGCTCAAGCGATGGGGATAAATGTCTTCAAGCATCAGTTGACAGCCTTTGTTCTTGGCGGGTTTTTTGCGGGGATTTCCGGGTCTTTGTACGGACACTGGCTCAGCACAATCGATCCTAGAACAAACACGTTTGGCATCCTTCTCACCTTCAACGTTCTGATAATGATAGTTCTCGGCGGGCTGGGAAGCATAACAGGAGCTATAATCGGCGGTGCGCTCTTTGCTTTCCTTAGCGAGTGGCTACGCTTCCTCGAGGGCCCCATGAATATCCTGGGTTTCAAGATTATGGGCATAAGCGGTATGAGAATGCTCGTCTTCTCGGGACTCTTCGTGATAATTATGATCTTCTGGCCGAGGGGACTGATGGGAAGAAGTGAGTTCTCCTGGGATGGACTCGTTTCTGTTTTCAAGAGGAGATACAAGAGATGA